From the Acidobacteriota bacterium genome, one window contains:
- a CDS encoding DUF1499 domain-containing protein, with translation MYPSTKKKLLRRLALVLLVGVAVMAVYVALQPYERWRAHAASLEPYVVARSTAEVLPALRSAANRIGGWHYVGEAGDDDRLQVVFTREVRIPGGFDDVTVTLRDEGTSTRVSARSTSRRTWADFGRNRRNLSRLRSELAAVLDSGGNE, from the coding sequence GTGTATCCAAGTACGAAGAAGAAATTACTCAGGCGGCTGGCGCTCGTTCTACTTGTCGGCGTGGCCGTGATGGCGGTCTACGTCGCCCTCCAGCCCTACGAACGCTGGCGTGCCCACGCCGCGTCTCTCGAGCCGTACGTGGTCGCGCGTTCGACGGCGGAAGTCTTGCCGGCGCTCCGCAGCGCAGCGAATCGAATCGGCGGCTGGCATTACGTGGGCGAGGCCGGAGACGACGATCGTCTTCAGGTCGTCTTCACGCGGGAGGTTCGGATTCCCGGCGGGTTCGACGACGTGACCGTGACGCTCCGGGATGAAGGGACCTCGACCCGCGTTTCGGCGCGCTCAACTTCGCGCAGGACCTGGGCCGACTTTGGACGTAACCGTCGCAACCTGAGCCGTTTGAGATCGGAACTCGCGGCCGTTCTCGACTCTGGAGGGAACGAGTGA